The genomic segment CGGGTCTTTATGAATCCTATTGAGTGCCCGTTTAGGGTGGCTTCGTTTGAGATCGAGAGAATCAAGCAGGAGACCGCTATCATCATTGTCGATATCCATGCAGAGGCTACCTCTGAGAAGCAGGCTATGGGGCACTGGTTAGACGGTAAGGTCTCAGCTGTCTTAGGTACTCATACTCATACTCAGACTGCCGATGAGAGGATATTGCCGCAGGGTACAGCCTATATAACAGATGTTGGCATGACAGGGCCTTTTGAATCTGTTTTAGGAAGGACTATAGACTCTGTCTTGCAGAGGTTCCTGACTTCAACCCCTGTCAGGATGGATATTGCGGAGGATGATTTAAGAATACAGGGTGTTATTATTGAGATGGATAATTCCAGTTCCAAGGCCGGTTTTATAAAACGTTTTGAGTACAGGGAAGATCTCTCAATTTAATTAATCCGCCTCTTCTGTATTTAGCCTATGGAGAATGAAAGAAAAATCTATACTGTCTCTGAGATCTCAAAGAGAGTAAAGCATATCTTAGAAGATAGCCTGGGGTATCTTTGGGTTGAGGGTGAGATATCCAATCTAAGCAGGCCCGGTTCAGGCCACGTCTATTTCGATTTAAAAGATAAGTCTGCCTCCATTCCTATTACACTCTTTAAGGGGTTTTTTCAGAAGGTAAAATTCGATCTTGAAAACGGGCTCCATGTAATAGCATACGGAAAGATTACTTCCTATGCTCCTCAGGGAAAGTATCAGTTAAGAGCTGAATATCTGGAGCCAAAAGGGCTGGGCGCTCTGATGCTTGCTTTGATGCAGCTTAAAGAGAGGCTTGCTAAAGAAGGGTTATTTGAGGAAGAGCATAAGAGAGAGCTCCCTTTTCTGCCCCGGAGAATCGGTATTGTGACATCCTTTAGCGGGGCTGCAGTAAGGGATATGGTAAAAGTCTTAAGAAGAAGGTTCGATAATATTCATATTATAATCTACTCTGTGAGGGTTCAGGGTGAGTGTGCTCCGGCTGAGATTATCTCTGGAATTAAGTTTTTTAATAAGATCAAAGAGAGGGTTGATCTCTTGATAGTAGGCAGAGGCGGGGGCAGCATCGAAGACCTCTGGGCTTTCAATAACGAAGAGCTTAGCAGAGAGATATTTAAATCTGAGATCCCTATTATATCTGCCGTTGGCCATGAGCGGGACTGGACCATATCAGACTGGGCGGCTGATTTAAGGGCGCCTACTCCGTCTGCTGCTGCAGAGCTTGCAGTCAGAGTAAAAGATGAGCTCCAGGATTCACTGGATAAAAACCTCAGAGATTTAAAGAGGCTGCTTAAAGAGACTCTCAATAGAAAGAGGGATATCTTAAAACATATTCAGGGAAGGTATGGGTTATTTAGAATAAAAGATATTGTTCCCCTTAAGATGCAGCGTCTTGATGAGTTGAGTTTAAGGATGGATAGATCTACCGAAGGTATCTTAATTACTAACAGAGATAAGCTCGGCTATATTATAAAGCATCTTGAGAATTTAAATCCTTTAACTATTCTATGCCGGGGCTATAGTGTTACAAAAAATCTCATAACAGGTGAGGTTATTAAAAGCTCAAAGAGTATTAAAGAAGGAATATTACTTAAGACCAGATTACATAAGGGGAGCATTATATCCCGGGTTGAAAAAAAGAGTCTCAGTTGATATAGTTAGGCTTAGCCTTTTTAAATAAGGAGATTTCTATGAAATTCGATCAGTCGTTGGAGAGGTTGGAAGAGATAGCTGCCAATCTAGAAGAAGAGGATATTTCGGTTGAAGATGCATTGAAGTTTTATGAAGAAGGGGTTAAGCTTGTTAAATCCTGTAGAAAGAAGCTCTCTGAAATAGAGAAGAAGATTGAACTTATTACAGAGGATGGTTCTGGTGAAGTGAAAAAAAGAGCAGTTACAGAAGACGAATTATTAGACAAGGATTCTTTAGGTGAAAAAGACTGAGGGAAATAAAGTACTTGATAGAGTAAACTCTCCGGGGGATTTAAAAGAGCTGGCCCAGGATGAGCTCGGTTGTTTAGCAGATGAGATAAGAGAGCTTATTATCTCGGTTGTATCTAAAAACGGAGGCCATCTTTCAAGTAATCTGGGAGCGGTCGAACTTACCTTGGCCCTGCATTATGTCTTTGATTCACCAAAAGATAAGCTTATCTGGGATGTGGGCCATCAATGTTATACTCATAAGATTATTACAGGCAGGAAGAACAGGTTTTTCAGCATCAGGCAGTTTGAAGGGATAAGCGGTTTTCCCTCTCCATCTGAATCCAGTCATGATCACTTTATATCCGGACACGGTTCAACGGCTATCTCAGCTGCTTTAGGTTTTGCCTGCGGAAGAGATATGGCTCAAGAAGAAGGTAAGGTGATAGCTGTTGTCGGCGATGCTTCACTCGTAGGCGGAATGGCCTTTGAAGCGCTTAACTACCTGGGCCATATTCAAAAAGATCTGCTGATAATACTTAACGATAATGAGTGGGCAATATCCAAAACAGTAGGCGCGTTGAGCAAACATTTAAACAGGGTTATAGCAGACCCGCTCTACAATAAAGTTGGCAGCGAGATTGAGAAGCTGCTCTTAAAACTCCCCAAGGGTGATTTTGCGTTAAGAGCAGTTAAGAAGATTGAAGAGTCTCTTAAGAATCTTTTGGTACCGGGAATAATATTTGAAGAGCTGGGTATCAAATATATCGGCCCCATAGACGGCCATGATCTTAATGAATTGATATCAACATTTAAAAATATAAAGAGTTTTAACAAACCGGTATTGGTCCATCTTTTGACGAAGAAGGGTAAGGGTTACGCCTATAGCGAAAAAGAACCTGAGCTCTTCCATAGCGCCTCGAAGTTTGACTCCCTAAGCGGAGGTTTTCTAAAAAAAGATCAACCTTCCTATACCGGTATATTATCCAAGACACTTCTTGATATGGCCATAGTGGACACCAAGGTTGTTGCAGTAACTGCTGCAATGCCCTATGGTACAGGGCTGGCTGAGTTTAAATCCAGGTTTCCTGAGAGGTTCTTTGATGTCGGGATGGCAGAACAGAATGCGGTAACTTTTGCAGCTGCTCTTGCAAAGTCAGGCTTTAAGCCTTTTGTTGCAATCTATTCAACATTTATCCAGAGAGCCTATGATCAGATAATGCATGATGTAGCCCTTCAAAACCTTCCTGTTAAGTTCTGTTTAGATAGGGCCGGTCTTGTAGG from the Candidatus Kaelpia imicola genome contains:
- the xseA gene encoding exodeoxyribonuclease VII large subunit produces the protein MENERKIYTVSEISKRVKHILEDSLGYLWVEGEISNLSRPGSGHVYFDLKDKSASIPITLFKGFFQKVKFDLENGLHVIAYGKITSYAPQGKYQLRAEYLEPKGLGALMLALMQLKERLAKEGLFEEEHKRELPFLPRRIGIVTSFSGAAVRDMVKVLRRRFDNIHIIIYSVRVQGECAPAEIISGIKFFNKIKERVDLLIVGRGGGSIEDLWAFNNEELSREIFKSEIPIISAVGHERDWTISDWAADLRAPTPSAAAELAVRVKDELQDSLDKNLRDLKRLLKETLNRKRDILKHIQGRYGLFRIKDIVPLKMQRLDELSLRMDRSTEGILITNRDKLGYIIKHLENLNPLTILCRGYSVTKNLITGEVIKSSKSIKEGILLKTRLHKGSIISRVEKKSLS
- the dxs gene encoding 1-deoxy-D-xylulose-5-phosphate synthase; the encoded protein is MKKTEGNKVLDRVNSPGDLKELAQDELGCLADEIRELIISVVSKNGGHLSSNLGAVELTLALHYVFDSPKDKLIWDVGHQCYTHKIITGRKNRFFSIRQFEGISGFPSPSESSHDHFISGHGSTAISAALGFACGRDMAQEEGKVIAVVGDASLVGGMAFEALNYLGHIQKDLLIILNDNEWAISKTVGALSKHLNRVIADPLYNKVGSEIEKLLLKLPKGDFALRAVKKIEESLKNLLVPGIIFEELGIKYIGPIDGHDLNELISTFKNIKSFNKPVLVHLLTKKGKGYAYSEKEPELFHSASKFDSLSGGFLKKDQPSYTGILSKTLLDMAIVDTKVVAVTAAMPYGTGLAEFKSRFPERFFDVGMAEQNAVTFAAALAKSGFKPFVAIYSTFIQRAYDQIMHDVALQNLPVKFCLDRAGLVGEDGPTHHGVFDIAFTKHLPNMVLMAPKDGWEFTLMLEWMKDLEQPSVIRYPKAALPDLSSLGYRDIQLAKSEVLIEGEDIALFGYGSTVAAAYRVSKRLQKEGLNPCLVNLRFAKPLDCEMIIDIAKRVDYIFVLEEGSSSGGVAESIAAVTAASDIDVAVKSFGIADNFITYGARDILLNMVGLDEKSILDRIVKLKRNVKDNN
- the xseB gene encoding exodeoxyribonuclease VII small subunit, whose amino-acid sequence is MKFDQSLERLEEIAANLEEEDISVEDALKFYEEGVKLVKSCRKKLSEIEKKIELITEDGSGEVKKRAVTEDELLDKDSLGEKD
- a CDS encoding TIGR00282 family metallophosphoesterase: MKILFIGDIVGRAGRKIIKESLLKIREREGIDFVIANAENAAGGSGLTIRVVEELLSSNIDCLTSGDHIWSKRDILKIIDAEPRLLRPANYPSGVRGIGSTVLSTKDGIKIGVLNLQGRVFMNPIECPFRVASFEIERIKQETAIIIVDIHAEATSEKQAMGHWLDGKVSAVLGTHTHTQTADERILPQGTAYITDVGMTGPFESVLGRTIDSVLQRFLTSTPVRMDIAEDDLRIQGVIIEMDNSSSKAGFIKRFEYREDLSI